A segment of the Candidatus Izimaplasma bacterium HR1 genome:
TATAACGAGAGTTATATCAGCGAATTCCCAGAAAGCACTAAAATACAATTACCACATACAAACATTGAATTACCTTACAATAATTTTAGTGAGAAAGATTATCAATTTGTTTCTAGTTATAAAAAGACGTTTACTTTTGAAAAAACGGCAAGGAAAAGGTATATTCTTCACTTTGACGGAGTGATGGAATATGCTGAGGTTTACTTAAATGGTAAACAAATAGTTACTCATAAAGGTGGGTATACTCCTTTCAAAGTGGAAATAACTAGAAGGCTAAACAAAGGAGAAAACACCTTGTTTGTTATGGTGGATAGTACAGAGAGAAAAGATATTCCTCCTTATGGTTTTGTCGTTGATTATCTGACCTATGGTGGTATTTATAGAGAAGTATATATAGAAGAAAAAGAAATGAACTATGTTGACAATGCCTTTATTCATGTAGAAAACGACGAATTAAACATTCGTATGTTTTTAGATGTAAATACTATTAAAGACACAATCTTTAAATTTAATATCTATAAAGAGAATCAATTAGTGTATTTCTTTGAAAGAGAATATGATCTTAAAAAGAATAATGTATTAGTAGTTGAAAAAGTATTTCTAGATTTATGGGAATTAGATGAACCAAATCTTTATGAACTAGAGATCATAATGAGTGATGAAAAAGCATTTAAATCTAAGTTTGCGAACCGTAAAATTGAGATGACAACCAAAGGATTCTTCCTTAATGGTAAACATCTTAAACTTATAGGACTTAATAGACATCAGTCATACCCTTATGTTGGTTACGCAATGCCAAGCTCAGCACAAAAATTAGATGCTGACATCTTAAAGTACGAATTAGGGGTCAATACTGTTAGAAGTAGTCATTACCCACCAAGTAGATACTTCTTAGACCGATGTGATGAGATTGGATTACTTGTTTTTAATGAGATTCCAGGATGGCAACATATTGGTGATAAAGAATGGCAACAAGTAGCTATTGAAAATATTAAAGAAATGATTTATAGAGACTATAATCATCCTAGCGTTTTTATATGGGGAACTAGAATAAATGAATCACAAGATAATGACGAATTTTACCAAGAAACAAATAGAGTAGCTAAACTCTATGATACGACCCGTCCCACAGGAGGAGTAAGAAACTTTGCTGGTAGTCATCTTGTAGAAGATGTCTATACCTATAATGATTTCCTTCATAGAGGAGACAATGCCGGTATTTCCAAACCAAGGAGTATCTCAAAGAAAAAAGTACCATACCTTGTTACTGAATATAATGGACATATGTATCCAACGAAGAAGTTCGATGATGAATATCACCGTGAGTATCAAGTTAAGCGTCACTTAAAAGTGCAAAACGACTCATTCAAGTATGAAGAAAACTGCGGTGCAATTGGTTGGTGTATGTTTGATTATAATACTCATAAGGATTTTGGTAGTGGTGATAGAATTTCCTATCACGGAGTTATGGATATGTTTAGAATTCCAAAAGCCGCTGCTGGTGTATACAAGTCTCAAGATGATGAATATATATTCTTAGAAGTAGTAAATAGTCTTCAAATAGGTGACAGAGAAGCGTCAGAAACTAAAGAAGCAATTATCTTAACTAATGTAGATAGCATAAAATTTTATATCAATGAAGAATATGTTGGTGAGTTCTTTCCTAGTGAAGAGTATAAACATCTACCTCACCCACCAATACTAATTGATGACTTTATCGGAAGCATGATTCATGAGAATGAAGAATTCACAGATAAAGATGCTGATATTGTTAAAGATATACTTTTAACCATTATGAGAACTGGATCCAAACTACCATTACTCAAAAAAATCAAAATGAGAATAATCCAATTCAAATATAAACAATCAAATGATCAAGTATTGAAGATGTATGACAAATATGTCGGCAAATGGGGCTTAGAATCACTTGAGTACAAGTTTGAAGGAATAAAGGACCAATTGGTTGTTATTACCAAAACAGTTGGTACATCGCATTCAAATGACCTTTATATTGAATCTGATCACTTTACTATTAAAGAGACTTCAACTTATGAAACAACAAGAATTATCATTAAACATCTAGATCAAAATTTACGACCACTATTATATTCTAATGAAGCAATTAATATTAGTATTGAAGGACCATTGAAGGTAATCGGACCTTCAAATTTAGCTTTAGTGGGTGGTAGTATTGGTTTGTATGTAAAAACTATTGGTAAGAAAGGTACTGCAAAAGTAACTATCTCATCAAATAATTTTGAAGACAAAATAATCGAAATTGAAGTAAAATAAAGAGAGTAGATTTACACTCTTTTTATTTTTGTAAATACCTATAAATAAGCATTGACAAACGCTTACATATTCTAGTATAATAACTACGTTAAGGGACTTTAGAAAATACAGAGGAGCGATATGTTTGGTACTTAAAGTATGATAATGGGATGAACCCCAGAAGCCTTTAAGGAATGTACCTATCGCCGAAAATGACATTATGTTCATATAGTGTTATTTGATGAATAAGGACACACTTTATTCATTGTCATTTAAAATGATGAGCTGTTTATGAATTTTTTCATAAATAGCTCTTTTTATTTTTTATAAAGGAGGTTTCCAATGATTGGGAAAACAATTAATGAGATTAATGTAGGCGATAAAGCCTCACAAGTGGTAGAAATTAAAGAAGAAAACGTAGAAACGTTCGGAAAGATTACTAACGATTTTAATCCGATTCACTTTGATAGTGATTATGCTGCAAAGACAATATTCAAAAAGCGAATAAGTCATGGTATGTATGTTGGATCTTTATTTAGTAAGGTCTTTGCTAAAGATCTGCCTGGTGAAGGTGC
Coding sequences within it:
- the lacZ gene encoding Beta-galactosidase, producing MGKLQINTTYLNHDWEYIPDYNESYISEFPESTKIQLPHTNIELPYNNFSEKDYQFVSSYKKTFTFEKTARKRYILHFDGVMEYAEVYLNGKQIVTHKGGYTPFKVEITRRLNKGENTLFVMVDSTERKDIPPYGFVVDYLTYGGIYREVYIEEKEMNYVDNAFIHVENDELNIRMFLDVNTIKDTIFKFNIYKENQLVYFFEREYDLKKNNVLVVEKVFLDLWELDEPNLYELEIIMSDEKAFKSKFANRKIEMTTKGFFLNGKHLKLIGLNRHQSYPYVGYAMPSSAQKLDADILKYELGVNTVRSSHYPPSRYFLDRCDEIGLLVFNEIPGWQHIGDKEWQQVAIENIKEMIYRDYNHPSVFIWGTRINESQDNDEFYQETNRVAKLYDTTRPTGGVRNFAGSHLVEDVYTYNDFLHRGDNAGISKPRSISKKKVPYLVTEYNGHMYPTKKFDDEYHREYQVKRHLKVQNDSFKYEENCGAIGWCMFDYNTHKDFGSGDRISYHGVMDMFRIPKAAAGVYKSQDDEYIFLEVVNSLQIGDREASETKEAIILTNVDSIKFYINEEYVGEFFPSEEYKHLPHPPILIDDFIGSMIHENEEFTDKDADIVKDILLTIMRTGSKLPLLKKIKMRIIQFKYKQSNDQVLKMYDKYVGKWGLESLEYKFEGIKDQLVVITKTVGTSHSNDLYIESDHFTIKETSTYETTRIIIKHLDQNLRPLLYSNEAINISIEGPLKVIGPSNLALVGGSIGLYVKTIGKKGTAKVTISSNNFEDKIIEIEVK
- the phaJ gene encoding (R)-specific enoyl-CoA hydratase, which codes for MIGKTINEINVGDKASQVVEIKEENVETFGKITNDFNPIHFDSDYAAKTIFKKRISHGMYVGSLFSKVFAKDLPGEGAIYIGQNFRFKRPVYFGDVIKAEVIVKELNIDRNRVYFDCVAYNQDNEIVITGEAEIMPPRKV